The stretch of DNA GAAAGATGCACGCATTAAGAATCTCTGGGTTCTTTGTTGAACTTGTAAAGCTTACGCTGTCACTGCAACATCCACGATGTCAGGATGTGCAATCAACAAGGCTTCCAAATCAGCTGGTGCTATCTGCAAGAGAGATGTCATACAAGAAATTTACAGAGATACTGCAGAAAGTTGCAACAGGCAAACATGATCATGTAATAAGGCTCAAGCAGACTTGTATATggcttcttttcttttaacatttcggtttgatattttaattattaatgaATACTTCTTGAAATCTCCCAAATGTTCCTATTTTCTCATAGTAAAATAAGGCATATACTGAAGAACAGCACATTACTTATCAGCCCTCTTTTTGCATCATGAGTATGAGAATTGGATATACCTGAAATCCTTTGTATTTGATGGTCTCTTTCAGACGGTCCAATATATACAAGTATCCATCTCCATCAAAGTATGCAATATCCCTTGTTTTTAACCAACCATCCTCGATGATTGCTGATGAAGTTGCATTATCATCATTTAAGTAGCCTGTTAAGTTTTGATATCAATGGTTATACAATTGGAAGTTGATATTTGGAACTGATGGCAAAGAAAATAAAGGGGGCTTATTCTAGCAATCGTCACTACAACTATACATGTTTCCGCTGCAACACTTAAGCAACATACAATCACCTATATAAAGATATATATACGACACAAGTTTGGTAGACAGAAAAACGAAAAAATACTTGAGCCACTTTGATCTGCATTGGTTCGCCTTAATGAAAGTGCACAATGTGTTTCAGAAAGTAATAGGGCTAATTCTTACACACGAATGAGAAGCCAAACATCAGAAATATCAATCTGACCTATCTTCCATGTAGTTTCTTCACGATATTAACTATAGTGAAGATAATTGCACTTATTCAGCATCATATTGTCAAACTAAAAAGGCTGTTTTATAGCCAGGTATACAATCAGTGGTGTACAGAATCACTACAGGCCATGCCAGGAAATAATATACACTATACAGAATTACCTAAATGGTCAGCATCTTTAATCTGCATGATATCCAATAAATTCTCTAGATTGCAACTCAACACTAACTCAAGCATACCTCCACATAATTGTGATGATCATAAATTGGTAAGTTAGTATATTTATGTGAAAATGTTAGTTTCATATGGCAGTTGCCCATCCTTTGCCATGGCAAGAATTCTCAGGGCACGGACCTAAACATACTTGGTGAATGTCCGTAATTTAGTTTCCATTTCTGCTTGGCCCTTGTGGCAGAGGCGTAAGTTTGTAATCCACGGGCTCTCATCCTGAATAGCAGTAAAAATATGCTTCTTCATATGCATAATATTGTATATAGTCTGCCATCTTATACAGTTGCATtcttcataatttcaaatcaacCTGGATCAAGTGATTTTCCATTCATGAACCTGAACCAAGTCAAACTCATTCGAGATTAATTATAACCATTTAATCTTCTGACGAGAAGCAACTACAGTCTTGTCTGCATTTATAAGATCTATCTTTTCCATTGCCAATTAAATCAATGCAATATTTTAGAAGATCAGGATGAAGATGAAATACACAGGCCTTGGTATGGGATCTAGAAATTAACAAAACAATCAACGAAATAGATGCAAATCAAATGGCCTTAAAGAGCAGGATAACAAAACGCTTCCACAGTAAGATTAGATGCAGCCAAACAAATTTTTCCAAAACATGCCCAAATAAAAGCTTAGAAGCTTAGGCTGCTGTAACTATTTTTAAGTTTACCTTTCATAATGGCTGATCCATGAAGCAACAGCTCTCCACTTGTACCAGGAGGCAAACAAGACCCTGTCTCTAAATCAATAATTTTAGCTTGCATGTTTGGAGCTAGCAATCCCACAGAAATATGCCTTTTACAATTTGTTGTATTGAAACCACGAGTTCCTACTGCAGCAGATTCTGTCGAGCCATACCCCtgcaataaaattatataaaacaatAATACCCATTAAATGAAAGTCAACAAATATGTAAACGCCTTAAAGTTTTAAGTTATGGTGGCAGCCTAGAAGCTGGCTACATGCAGTCACAACCATGCCAGTTGGCACAAATTTAGCACAAAATCTATGCCAACCTGGCACAAGCATTATGCCAGCATAATGCTATTATTGGTACGACCCAAGCATGAGGATAAGTCAAGTGCTAATGTCATGATGCGCTACTTCTGAATACCAGAAAACATACCAAATCAGAAGTCCAATATAcattatgaatttattaaaatcaCCACTCACGTATCAAAAATAAGAAGGCTCAGCGGATGCTATGTAAGAAACAGAGATCTACTTTGCCCATCATTTTCCCAAAGGCAGGGATATTtagaaaaagataataatacaTCCACTTCCACATTTTATACTTGTTTCATAATGTCAATTACAAATATAATTCTCACACCAAGCATGGATCTGTATACAAatatccaattcaaatttggatgtTAGATTCAATTAAACTAGAATTTAAAATATTAGATTCAGATATTCACATGGATGGTAAACAATAAAGTGGCCATTTGGTCTTCATAAATTTATGTGTTTATGGTTTCATCTCTCTTTGAATAGATACTCATTAAAGATGTTAAGTTCTAGTCATTTAGGATATAGATAAGCATCTTTCAAACTTTTTTCCTTTGGTGCATGATGGACTCCAGATTATACGCACACCATTCACCCTATATGAGTATGCAACTCACCTGTGTCGAAGCCATTCACATCCTGAGTTAGTAATTTACAGGAAGTTGCTACAAGCACATAGATTTCCATAGTAGAATGAATCTACAGTAAAAATATAAACTAATGATTCTGGAGATTATGCTTCATGCAACCTACAGGAATGGAAAGACTTGAGAGGAATTTTCATATTGAAGAAAAAGGACACAAACGGATGTCCATATTGAAGAAGAGTAACACTACCACAACATGCCTTTTTATGCATCAATACAAGTTGCATTTGCATCAATTTTGCATAAAATAGAACAAAGAATTATCTACGAGATGCAACATTAAATGCAAAGAGATGTGACCACATGGGTGCTCAAAACCCAAGACGCAGAGCAAGTAAACAAATTAACTTTGATCTATGATTCATAAAACCAAAGCTCCAAATCTCGTACTTGTCTTAATCAAATATCAAAAACTTGAGGGTGCCATGTAAAATCTAACGATAGGAAGAGCGATCATCAAAGATGATTAAATAACTAGTCTCACCTGAATGAAATCAACATGAGGAAATGCCTTCAAGAAGTCATGAATAGTTTTTGGGGCAATCGGAGCCGCTCCACATGAAACCTGCACGAGGGACTGTAATCGGCAGCCCGTGGCACCCTTGGCCCTTATCAGGGCGGTCATTATCGGTGGGACAGTAGGAAAATGAGTGACCTTAAACGCATCGATAGCTCGAACTGCCTCCTCCACATCGAACTTTCTCATCACCACAATGGTGGATCCCAACGACAGGAGCCCCATGGAGAAGAGGGAAAGACCATACACATGGAACATGGGGATGGCTGTGAGGTAAACATTCCTCCAGCTCTCACTACTATACAGTGAAGCTTCGAGTCGAACAAAAAGCTCCACCGTAGCAATAAGGTTCCTGTGCATAAGAACAACCCCTTTGCTGGCCCCAGTGGTGCCGGAGGAGAAGAGTATCGCGGCGGTGTTGGTCTGACGGATGATAGGCCTCGGGGCGTCATTGGGATCACTCGAAATGAGATTGTTGAAGAGGACGAACTTGTGGGCGTCTAACTTGGGCTCCTCCGGCACCGTGACGATCTTGACATCCAATCCGCCCAGCTTCGCGACGTTGCCTCAGCTTGTTTTTCCTGATCCACATATGACAGCTCATCCAAAATCAAGTCAACTTGTTCTGAAGCTGAACTACTAAAAGCTACACTCTCAAACGACACAGACAGGTAATGGCAACTTCTTTCACATGTGGCAGGCTTCCTTTACCCTGTATGGCGCACAAAAGCAGCCAACGAGGTGATGGTGGTAACCACCACATTCCTATGCCCATGATTAGGGACATATAGGAGCACTAGTGGCATGCATATAACGCCATCCACCAATCAAATCAACATAGATGCTGCCAGAGATATATCCCAACTGCAAGTATGGCAAAACAATGAGCATTTACATATCCAAGCCCACATATTTTTGACACACCAGTATATTTATACTTACAAGCATCCCAAAGACAATGAAGAACTCTTTCAGAGAGAGATGTCTGCCTCGTATCTGAGTTGGAGAAGTCTCTGCAATATACATTCGAGCAGCATGCATAGCCTGATGAaaata from Musa acuminata AAA Group cultivar baxijiao chromosome BXJ2-11, Cavendish_Baxijiao_AAA, whole genome shotgun sequence encodes:
- the LOC135626520 gene encoding 4-coumarate--CoA ligase-like 3; the protein is MHRNLIATVELFVRLEASLYSSESWRNVYLTAIPMFHVYGLSLFSMGLLSLGSTIVVMRKFDVEEAVRAIDAFKVTHFPTVPPIMTALIRAKGATGCRLQSLVQVSCGAAPIAPKTIHDFLKAFPHVDFIQGYGSTESAAVGTRGFNTTNCKRHISVGLLAPNMQAKIIDLETGSCLPPGTSGELLLHGSAIMKGYLNDDNATSSAIIEDGWLKTRDIAYFDGDGYLYILDRLKETIKYKGFQIAPADLEALLIAHPDIVDVAVTAAKNEEAGEIPVAFVVTRSGSKRSSTDVIEFVAKQVTPFKKVREVVFVNSIPRSPAGKTLRRKLRDTLAASRM